The Thunnus thynnus chromosome 1, fThuThy2.1, whole genome shotgun sequence nucleotide sequence aattgtacttaagtgcagtacttgagtaaatgtacttagttactttccaccactgaatgttttgtatgtaaaatctgaatctgcactactgctgtcaaacaaatgtagtggagtaaaatgtcaaatatttacttcagaaatgaagtgaaatagaaatataaagtagcagaaaatagaaataatcaAATCCTCCTGTTTTAGACCTGAAGGTCTTCACATATAACGACTGAACAGCGCTCCCTTGTGGAGACTCTGCAACCTACTAAACATCAATTTGTAAACTGGTCATTTGCTGATTGGCATCtaacatttctgtatttgtgttttgttgattaTTTAGTCATAAATAGTTATTGTTATAGAGAAATACTCAAGAAATTAAGTTTTTATGGTACtttaagtacttttactcaGCATTTCCATCTTCAGAAACTTTatatttcactacattttaaaaggaaatattttacttttaagtcatttatctgACGTCTTTACCTGCACAGATACATAgatttacatataaaaacatatgaaaccTCATAAAATATGAGACATTGTTATAGATGAAATAACCCCTCAATACAAAGTAGTTTGATTTTAAAAGGAATATATTCCTTTTTTAAgtacttctttttttaacttttatatttcattgtAGAGATTTCAGATTTCTTTACATTCAGCACTTCTCACTAAATACactgaactgaatattttcCTCAATTGTCAGTTcattgaaatcataaaaaacacacacaggatacttttaaggacattttgctgctaatactatATATATTAATACTCTGTGTGCTACTATTTTTACTTAAAGCTTTTACTTTTAAAGAAGTATTTCTACCTTATTTTTACTTACTGGCAGGAAGAAAAAATTGCAGGTTtctctgattttcttttgatgCAAAATCATTGCATTAAAAGTACACGTAATATGTGTTAGATGATTAATATCTGAACAATCTAATGTGatccaaaaacaaaacctgtaTACTTACACAATCACTTTGGTTGTGCAGTGACTTGGGGTCTCCGCCACATGTTTCACCTTCGGCCTAGGAATTATCATCTGAGTGTGGCTCATACAGCATCCGCCTTTAGTCACGAACTCTGTACTGGAGGGacctgtgaacacacacatacacacttaatacttaacataacataacacttAGTCTGTTAAATGCAGTTTTAGTGGCATCTCAGAGAAATCAAGCAGAGTCACTGACCTGCAGAGCTGTGATGCAGGAAGCAGATCAGAGTCAGAAGGATGAAAGCCGCCAGAGTCTTCATGGTTCCTCAACAGAGACAGATGTGCTGCTGTTTGGATGAAAGCCTTCGATCTTCAGGGATGATCTGATGCTGAAGACCTGCTCTGGACTCCCTTTATATACTAATGATCTCTCCATTGCTTAATTATATTCTAAGAAAGCACCCGGTGGTTTCCCCTGTCCTTCCTCTTCTCTATTCTCTGTTAAGTGCTATATTCCGCAATACAGAGAAAACATGAACGTGATAATGTCATATGTGCAGTTTATTCCATTTCAAAAGGTGCAGAGTACA carries:
- the LOC137193817 gene encoding C-C motif chemokine 18-like, giving the protein MKTLAAFILLTLICFLHHSSAGPSSTEFVTKGGCCMSHTQMIIPRPKVKHVAETPSHCTTKVIVITSVCDKEYCIDPDFRWAKKLLAEFENFPDKTSLPAPFNLSKCGKKK